The window ATGTCGGAGTTGTCTTTTGCCGGAAAATCAAATCGGTGTCGCGCCTCCGGCTTCCCACCACACTCCACATCGCGGTCATCCGTTCATACCGCTATTCCGTCCTTGGAATCAGGAGAGTGCGTCCGTTCTGCCATGAACCGCGGACTAGCCGGGTGGAAGGAATGACAGGCACGCCGAATTGGCGGTTTTGAATGAGGGAAATCACCGACTCGGCCGCCAAACGCCCTACTTCCCTCTTGTTAGCGTAGATTCCGGCCCAGTCGAGGACGTCATCCTCGATTGCAAGATGCACAATACCCAGCTCGTCTGGAACGCGAAATCCGGCATTTTTAGCCCATTGCACCAATCGGTTATCGAGTCCAATCACCACCTCGGGGCGCTCCCGTTTCAGCCATGCCGCAAACGCCATCCCTTTGGCTTCATCCTTAATTAAATAAGGAAAGAACAAAGGCGGAATCCGCTGTGATTTGGGAGTTATTGAATCAAAATAGAGTACCATGGAGGCAATCACATGCCCTGAAAATCGCTCTGCCTCCTGTGTCAGGCAAATCCCAATGCGCCGATAACCGAAGCGCTTGAGTGATTTGAAAGCCAGCAGCAAGTTGAAATGGATATCTGTCGTGATTCGATGGAGCGCAGGCAACAGCAGCCCGCCTCCGATACAAACGGACGCCAGATGATCCATGTTTAAGCGCATGTGCCGGGCCGGATCGCTTACAATAATTCCTTCGATGCCTTGCTGGTAGATAATCTGGGAAATCCGGCGCATCGTCAAACCTGGTTGCCACATCCATATTTCTTCAATTCGATAGCCGAGTTCGAATGCGCGCTCCCGCGCGCCTTCTAAATACGGGGTATGGAATTTGTATTTGTGCCAGGTGTCTTTT of the Candidatus Methylacidiphilales bacterium genome contains:
- a CDS encoding LacI family DNA-binding transcriptional regulator — protein: MKKRKSSKASLGDVAKAAGVSKTAAGFALQNRAGVSRSTRRRILKIARQLNYAPDARLATRMTAIRQVASKDLLPIVWFNTNKEKDTWHKYKFHTPYLEGARERAFELGYRIEEIWMWQPGLTMRRISQIIYQQGIEGIIVSDPARHMRLNMDHLASVCIGGGLLLPALHRITTDIHFNLLLAFKSLKRFGYRRIGICLTQEAERFSGHVIASMVLYFDSITPKSQRIPPLFFPYLIKDEAKGMAFAAWLKRERPEVVIGLDNRLVQWAKNAGFRVPDELGIVHLAIEDDVLDWAGIYANKREVGRLAAESVISLIQNRQFGVPVIPSTRLVRGSWQNGRTLLIPRTE